A region from the Hypericibacter adhaerens genome encodes:
- a CDS encoding phosphorylase family protein encodes MVEPRRPALKSTAAPSAAIPAHHHLGFVVGFAAEARLLLRRFPAAAGSVEIAGADAGRAEKAAQALIGRGCDGLVSLGYCGALLARMAPGTILLAESIVMPDGKTAGCDDDLVAALAGALAAAKLSYHLCSIAGSDQAVATAADKARLALGTEAHAVDMESHGVMRATAGAGRPMAALRVVLDPAERDLPRAALVALGPDGGLRLGALMGALLRRPGEILGLLALARDARRARASLGRAAAALARGLG; translated from the coding sequence ATGGTGGAACCTCGACGCCCGGCCCTGAAGAGCACGGCCGCTCCTAGCGCCGCCATTCCCGCTCACCACCACCTCGGCTTCGTCGTCGGCTTCGCCGCCGAGGCGCGTCTGCTCCTGCGGCGCTTTCCGGCCGCCGCGGGTTCGGTCGAGATCGCGGGCGCCGATGCGGGGCGCGCGGAGAAAGCGGCCCAGGCCTTGATCGGGCGCGGCTGCGACGGGCTGGTCAGCCTGGGCTATTGCGGGGCGCTTCTGGCGCGGATGGCGCCCGGCACCATCCTTCTCGCCGAGAGCATCGTCATGCCCGACGGCAAGACCGCCGGCTGCGACGACGATCTGGTGGCGGCCCTGGCGGGCGCGCTGGCGGCGGCGAAGCTCTCCTATCACCTCTGCTCGATCGCCGGCAGCGACCAGGCCGTGGCGACCGCCGCCGACAAGGCGCGGCTGGCCCTGGGCACCGAGGCGCATGCCGTCGACATGGAAAGCCACGGCGTCATGCGCGCCACGGCCGGAGCGGGCCGGCCGATGGCGGCGCTCAGGGTCGTGCTCGATCCGGCGGAGCGCGATCTGCCGCGGGCGGCCCTGGTGGCGCTGGGACCCGATGGCGGGCTTCGCCTGGGCGCGCTGATGGGGGCGCTGCTGCGCCGCCCCGGCGAGATTTTGGGATTGCTGGCGCTGGCGCGCGATGCGCGCCGCGCGCGGGCGAGCCTAGGCCGCGCTGCTGCGGCGCTCGCCCGGGGCCTTGGCTGA